Proteins from a single region of Phaeacidiphilus oryzae TH49:
- a CDS encoding MFS transporter: MATPLTQPEGQSGRLAAGLPAPRSRGFRRLLAAGLIGSSIEWYDFFLYGTAAALVFPHVFFPHSSALTGTLLALSTFWAGFVARPIGGVLAGHLGDRYGRKPVVVGCLALMGAATFLIGCLPSAGAVGALAPTLLVVLRFVQGLATGGQWGGIVLLLTESAGPKRRGFAGTFGQTSVPVAVIISNLVFMAASGLMSDHSFLAWGWRIPFLFSAVIFSVVLYIQARVEDTPEFRELRRTAGRPERAVVRAPLAQVIRSRWGTVLLGCGLLSATNSLFYVSISGLLSYATDSLGVKRDPLLAIVLLSSVAMLVTIPWSGHISDRVGRRPLILIGGLGVAVWAFPYFWLVGTASLPLIFVAVVVGFVFQCLTYGPIASFLGELFAPGIRYSGASMAYQLSAVVVSGGTPFLMTALIAGTGSTMPVAAYILLMGLITFASAWFLPETNPAEVRSDPQMIPGTQLYG, translated from the coding sequence ATGGCAACCCCCCTCACCCAACCCGAAGGACAGTCCGGCCGCCTCGCCGCCGGTCTGCCCGCGCCCCGTTCCCGGGGCTTCCGCAGACTCCTGGCCGCGGGGCTGATCGGAAGCTCGATCGAGTGGTACGACTTCTTCCTCTACGGCACCGCGGCCGCACTGGTCTTCCCGCATGTGTTCTTCCCCCACTCCTCGGCACTGACGGGCACCCTCCTCGCCTTAAGCACGTTCTGGGCCGGCTTCGTGGCACGTCCGATCGGCGGGGTGCTCGCCGGCCACCTCGGGGACAGATACGGGCGCAAGCCCGTGGTCGTCGGCTGCCTGGCCCTGATGGGGGCCGCCACCTTCCTGATCGGCTGCCTGCCCAGCGCGGGCGCCGTCGGCGCGCTGGCCCCGACACTGCTGGTGGTGCTGCGCTTCGTGCAGGGGCTCGCCACCGGCGGCCAGTGGGGCGGCATCGTCCTCCTCCTCACCGAGTCCGCCGGCCCCAAACGCCGGGGATTCGCCGGGACCTTCGGTCAGACCAGCGTCCCGGTGGCAGTGATCATCTCCAACCTGGTCTTCATGGCCGCCAGCGGTCTGATGTCCGACCACTCGTTCCTCGCCTGGGGCTGGCGCATCCCCTTCCTGTTCAGTGCCGTGATCTTCTCGGTGGTCCTCTACATCCAGGCCAGGGTGGAGGACACCCCCGAGTTCCGCGAGCTGCGGCGCACCGCGGGCCGGCCGGAACGCGCGGTGGTGCGGGCTCCGCTGGCGCAGGTCATCCGCAGCAGGTGGGGGACCGTCCTGCTCGGCTGCGGTCTCCTCTCGGCCACCAACAGCCTCTTCTACGTCAGCATCTCGGGCCTCCTCAGCTACGCCACCGACTCCCTCGGGGTGAAGCGCGACCCCCTCCTCGCGATCGTCCTCCTCAGCTCGGTGGCGATGCTGGTGACCATCCCGTGGTCGGGGCACATCTCGGACCGGGTGGGGCGCAGGCCGCTGATCCTGATCGGCGGACTGGGCGTCGCCGTCTGGGCCTTCCCCTACTTCTGGCTCGTCGGCACCGCGTCACTGCCGCTGATCTTCGTGGCCGTGGTGGTGGGCTTCGTGTTCCAGTGCCTGACCTACGGGCCCATCGCCAGCTTCCTCGGGGAGCTCTTCGCCCCCGGCATCCGGTACTCGGGCGCCTCGATGGCCTACCAGCTCTCCGCCGTGGTGGTCAGTGGCGGCACACCGTTCCTGATGACCGCGCTCATCGCGGGGACCGGCAGCACCATGCCGGTGGCGGCCTACATCCTGCTGATGGGGCTGATCACCTTCGCCAGCGCCTGGTTCCTGCCCGAGACCAACCCGGCAGAGGTCCGCAGCGACCCGCAGATGATCCCTGGTACGCAGCTCTACGGCTGA
- a CDS encoding tannase/feruloyl esterase family alpha/beta hydrolase — protein sequence MDRTSARYAGTRRLAVLATVLLLAGAPGALGGTRASAASAATAATAPAAGAAAPAADCGDLNGLEIPASVMSLPTSGGRVESASAVTGVVSGRTIRYCQIDAALLPVDRSAPDIRMRVDVPDAWNGKALMFGGGGFDGTVPDLTENVPFGPTDEPAPLARGYATFASDSGHQQSPTAPPSLDGSFGANDEALMNFAAGDALKKTRDASLFLIRRAYGRQPTEVYFAGGSTGGREALVVAQRWPTAFNGVIAAYPAWNNLSEVLDLGHLAQVLSRPDAFPGPQKQTLLYDSVIKACDGLDGIRDGVVSNPGGCRFDPRTLRCPGGTDAGPTCLSDPQIAAVTAMSTPFRWPYRIASGETGYPGFPFLSGADMRTPFLGFGTTAPADPMPVTSGYGMQYWDQWVKYFLTRDPGQDSLLVDPAHPGKWLDRISRLSTIEDRNEADLAPFARAGGKLILLHGAADELVSPYSTSDYYNRVRGLLGPSATRGFLRYYLVPGANHADYGTPAFAASWDSLSALERWVEQGQPPADPVVADSAHHRTRPLCAYPDWPRYRAGDPDSAASFRCAR from the coding sequence ATGGACAGAACATCGGCCCGATACGCCGGGACGCGTCGGCTCGCCGTGCTGGCGACCGTGCTGCTGCTGGCGGGGGCACCGGGCGCGCTGGGCGGCACCCGGGCGTCCGCGGCGTCCGCGGCGACCGCGGCGACCGCGCCCGCCGCCGGCGCCGCGGCACCGGCCGCGGACTGCGGCGACCTGAACGGCCTGGAGATCCCGGCCTCGGTGATGAGCCTGCCGACCAGCGGCGGCCGCGTCGAGTCGGCCTCGGCCGTGACCGGCGTCGTCAGCGGCAGGACGATCCGGTACTGCCAGATCGACGCCGCCCTCCTCCCCGTCGACCGGTCCGCGCCCGACATCAGGATGCGAGTCGACGTGCCCGACGCCTGGAACGGCAAGGCGCTGATGTTCGGCGGCGGTGGCTTCGACGGAACCGTCCCCGACCTGACGGAGAACGTGCCGTTCGGCCCCACCGACGAGCCGGCGCCGCTGGCCCGGGGGTACGCCACCTTCGCGAGCGACTCCGGCCATCAGCAGAGCCCGACCGCGCCCCCGTCCCTGGACGGGTCGTTCGGGGCGAACGACGAGGCGCTGATGAACTTCGCGGCCGGGGACGCGCTCAAGAAGACCCGCGACGCGAGCCTCTTCCTCATCCGGCGCGCCTACGGCAGGCAGCCCACCGAGGTCTACTTCGCGGGCGGCTCGACGGGCGGGCGGGAGGCCCTCGTGGTCGCCCAGCGGTGGCCCACCGCCTTCAACGGCGTGATCGCCGCCTACCCGGCCTGGAACAACCTCAGCGAGGTGCTGGACCTGGGGCATCTGGCGCAGGTCCTGTCCCGCCCGGACGCCTTCCCCGGACCGCAGAAGCAGACGCTCCTCTACGACAGCGTCATCAAGGCCTGCGACGGCCTCGACGGCATCCGGGACGGGGTGGTCTCGAACCCGGGCGGCTGCCGTTTCGACCCCCGCACCCTTCGCTGCCCGGGCGGCACCGACGCCGGGCCGACCTGCCTGTCGGACCCTCAGATCGCGGCGGTCACCGCGATGTCCACCCCGTTCCGCTGGCCCTACCGGATCGCCAGCGGTGAGACCGGGTACCCGGGCTTCCCTTTCCTCTCGGGCGCCGACATGCGGACCCCGTTCCTCGGCTTCGGCACCACCGCGCCGGCCGATCCGATGCCCGTGACCAGCGGCTACGGGATGCAGTACTGGGACCAGTGGGTGAAGTACTTCCTCACCCGCGACCCCGGCCAGGACTCGCTGCTGGTGGACCCCGCCCACCCCGGGAAGTGGCTCGACCGGATCAGCCGCCTGTCCACCATCGAGGACCGCAACGAGGCCGATCTCGCCCCCTTCGCCCGCGCGGGGGGCAAGCTGATCCTGCTGCACGGCGCCGCCGACGAACTGGTCTCGCCGTACTCCACGAGCGACTACTACAACCGGGTGCGCGGCCTCCTGGGTCCCTCGGCGACCCGCGGGTTCCTGCGGTACTACCTGGTGCCCGGGGCGAACCACGCGGACTACGGCACGCCCGCGTTCGCGGCGAGCTGGGACTCGCTCTCGGCGCTCGAGCGCTGGGTGGAGCAGGGGCAGCCGCCCGCCGACCCGGTGGTGGCCGACTCCGCCCACCACCGCACCCGTCCGCTCTGCGCCTACCCGGACTGGCCCCGGTACCGGGCCGGCGACCCGGACAGCGCCGCCAGCTTCCGGTGCGCCCGCTGA
- a CDS encoding long-chain fatty acid--CoA ligase, translating to MQDRPLSLPHVFRRAERYFGHKSVVSGRLDGEVTMTWAEVCARVRRLAAALDELGVPAGARVGTFAWNSHRHVELYLAVPCTGRVLHTVNHRLFGEQISYIVNDAEDDVLFVDRTILPVVWPLIGTFATVRAVVVMDDGGEAEVPEDDRIVDYEDLIARAGEAGDTGREFAVDDENTAAALCYTSGTTGDPKGVLYSHRAVVLHAALLLMVDTFGIGERDVIMPIVPMFHVNAWGLPYAAMLCGADLVLPGPGTAPARLAALLSRHRVTFGAAVATVWRALLPHLDRHDLSAVRQIVSGGGAVDEALTRAYQDAIGVPLTNAWGMTETSPVVTTSRIGTAQDGRTREEQRALLGTPGPAVPLTEVRIVGEDGREAPWDGRARGELEVSGPTIAARYFGGRPAAEAFTADGWLRTGDVATIDRYGYLRIVDRSKDLVKSGGEWISSVELENAIMDHPDVAEAAVIGVADARWGERPVACVVLRPGAELTAEAVRGHLRSRVASWWLPDRVDFLDEIPKTATGKFSKQRLRSRYAADGPAGS from the coding sequence ATGCAAGACCGTCCGCTGTCCCTGCCGCACGTCTTCCGCCGGGCCGAACGCTACTTCGGGCACAAGTCCGTGGTGTCCGGCCGCCTCGACGGGGAGGTGACGATGACCTGGGCCGAGGTGTGCGCGCGGGTACGGCGGCTGGCCGCCGCCCTCGACGAGCTGGGCGTACCGGCCGGGGCCCGGGTGGGGACCTTCGCGTGGAACAGCCACCGCCATGTCGAGCTGTATCTGGCGGTGCCCTGCACCGGGCGGGTGCTCCACACCGTCAACCACCGGCTCTTCGGCGAGCAGATCAGCTATATCGTCAACGACGCCGAGGACGACGTCCTGTTCGTCGACCGCACCATCCTGCCCGTGGTCTGGCCCCTGATCGGCACCTTCGCCACCGTGCGCGCCGTGGTGGTGATGGACGACGGGGGCGAGGCCGAAGTCCCCGAGGACGACCGGATCGTCGACTACGAGGACCTCATCGCCCGGGCCGGGGAGGCCGGGGACACCGGGCGGGAGTTCGCGGTCGACGACGAGAACACCGCGGCGGCCCTCTGCTACACCTCCGGCACCACGGGGGACCCGAAGGGCGTCCTCTACAGCCACCGGGCCGTGGTGCTGCACGCCGCCCTGCTGCTGATGGTCGACACCTTCGGCATCGGCGAACGCGATGTGATCATGCCGATCGTGCCCATGTTCCACGTCAACGCCTGGGGCCTGCCCTATGCCGCCATGCTCTGCGGGGCCGACCTGGTGCTCCCCGGGCCGGGGACGGCGCCGGCCCGGCTGGCCGCTCTGCTCTCCCGCCACCGGGTCACCTTCGGGGCCGCGGTGGCCACCGTCTGGCGTGCGCTGCTGCCCCACCTCGACCGGCACGACCTGTCCGCCGTACGGCAGATCGTGTCCGGCGGAGGCGCGGTCGACGAGGCGCTCACCCGTGCCTACCAGGACGCCATCGGGGTGCCGCTGACCAACGCGTGGGGGATGACCGAGACCAGCCCGGTGGTCACCACCTCGCGGATCGGCACGGCGCAGGACGGCCGCACCCGCGAGGAGCAGCGGGCCCTCCTCGGCACGCCGGGCCCGGCGGTGCCGCTCACCGAGGTCCGGATCGTCGGGGAGGACGGGCGCGAGGCCCCCTGGGACGGCAGGGCCCGCGGGGAGCTGGAGGTCAGCGGCCCGACCATCGCCGCCCGGTACTTCGGCGGGCGTCCCGCGGCGGAGGCCTTCACCGCGGACGGATGGCTGCGCACCGGCGATGTGGCGACGATCGACCGGTACGGCTACCTGCGCATCGTGGACCGCTCCAAGGACCTGGTGAAGTCGGGGGGCGAATGGATCTCCTCGGTCGAGTTGGAGAACGCCATCATGGACCACCCCGATGTCGCCGAGGCCGCCGTGATCGGGGTCGCCGACGCCCGATGGGGCGAGCGGCCGGTGGCCTGCGTCGTCCTCCGCCCGGGGGCGGAGCTCACCGCCGAGGCGGTCCGCGGTCACCTCCGCTCCCGGGTGGCCTCCTGGTGGCTGCCGGACCGGGTGGACTTCCTGGACGAGATCCCCAAGACCGCCACCGGGAAGTTCTCCAAGCAGCGGCTCCGGTCCCGGTACGCGGCCGACGGTCCTGCCGGCAGCTGA
- a CDS encoding SDR family oxidoreductase, with translation MARRDAAQPTADGTEAATARSSAEEGQTAATVLGERSETSRYTGAWAPPRSRRVGRPQDVADAVSFLAGPRGSWITGQVIHSTGGQH, from the coding sequence ATGGCCCGCCGAGACGCCGCTCAGCCGACCGCGGACGGGACGGAGGCGGCCACCGCCCGCTCCAGCGCCGAGGAGGGCCAGACGGCAGCGACCGTGCTCGGGGAGAGGTCGGAGACCTCCCGGTACACGGGGGCGTGGGCTCCCCCGAGAAGTCGGAGAGTCGGCCGGCCGCAGGACGTCGCCGACGCGGTCTCCTTCCTGGCCGGCCCGCGCGGCAGCTGGATCACCGGCCAGGTGATCCACTCCACGGGCGGACAGCACTAA
- a CDS encoding MarR family winged helix-turn-helix transcriptional regulator has translation MVVENTASSGRLGGVDGQDGGGTRRLAADLRLAVGRVTRRLRQRHAVGDLSLSEVSVLARLAADGPDSPSTLAERERVRPQAMTGTLGGLEQRGLVSRGPDAADGRRSIVAITAEGRAILAERRSESEDRLAAVLQEFSPQERAALGAALPLLDRLAARL, from the coding sequence GTGGTGGTAGAGAACACGGCAAGCAGCGGCCGCCTCGGCGGCGTGGACGGGCAGGACGGCGGGGGGACCCGGCGGCTCGCCGCCGACCTGCGGCTGGCGGTCGGCCGGGTGACCCGGCGGTTGCGTCAGAGGCACGCGGTCGGCGACCTCTCGCTCTCCGAGGTCTCGGTGCTGGCCCGGCTGGCCGCCGACGGCCCGGATTCCCCCAGCACCCTCGCCGAGCGGGAGCGGGTCCGGCCGCAGGCGATGACCGGCACCCTGGGCGGACTGGAACAGCGCGGCCTCGTCAGCCGAGGTCCGGACGCCGCCGACGGCCGCCGCAGCATCGTGGCGATCACCGCGGAGGGGCGGGCGATCCTCGCCGAACGCCGCTCGGAGTCGGAGGACCGGCTGGCGGCCGTCCTCCAGGAGTTCAGCCCGCAGGAGCGCGCCGCCCTGGGCGCGGCGCTGCCACTGCTCGACCGATTGGCGGCCCGGCTGTGA
- a CDS encoding MFS transporter → MDASIVIISLPAIFRGIGLDPLAPGNIGYLLWMILGYLLVSAVLVVVLGRLGDMFGRVRIYNLGFFIFACASVALSLDPLKAGAGALWLILWRIVQAFGGSMLTANSAAILTDAFPARQRGMALGINQITALAGQFLGLLAGGLLAAVDWRAVFWVSVPVSVTGTVWSYLSLRETAAGRRGRIDWMGNLTFAAGAGILLAGITYGIQPYGGSATGWGNPKVLTGLFGGIALLLLFCFIETRRAEPMFHLGLFRIRAFAAGNLAALLTAIARGGLQFMLIIWLQGIWLPLHGYAFEDTPLWAGIFMLPLTAGFLVAGPVSGYLSDRFGARLFSTTGLIVVAASFLGLLTLPVDFSYGVFALLLLLNGIGQGMFSSPNTSSIMGSVPAEYRGVASGMRSTFQNSGTALSIGVFFSLMVSGLASSLPKALSSGLTAHGVPPAAAAHAASLPPVSTLFATFLGNNPIEHLLSSGGTLDRLTQAQRSALTGHRFFPELVSGPFHHGLTIVFSVAAGMALVSAVASALRGTHRPAEPSPSPPNRPRPVAEQREATRRGDGV, encoded by the coding sequence ATGGACGCCTCCATCGTGATCATCTCGCTGCCGGCGATCTTCCGCGGGATCGGGCTCGACCCGCTGGCCCCCGGCAACATCGGCTATCTGCTGTGGATGATTTTGGGCTATCTGCTGGTCTCGGCCGTGCTGGTGGTGGTCCTCGGCCGGCTCGGCGACATGTTCGGCCGGGTCAGGATCTACAACCTGGGCTTCTTCATCTTCGCCTGCGCCTCGGTGGCCCTCTCCCTGGACCCGCTGAAGGCCGGCGCGGGGGCGCTGTGGCTGATCCTCTGGCGGATCGTGCAGGCCTTCGGCGGCTCCATGCTGACCGCCAACTCGGCCGCCATCCTCACCGACGCCTTCCCGGCCCGGCAGCGCGGAATGGCCCTCGGTATCAACCAGATCACCGCGCTGGCCGGGCAGTTCCTCGGCCTGCTGGCCGGCGGGCTGCTGGCCGCGGTGGACTGGCGTGCGGTCTTCTGGGTGAGCGTTCCGGTCAGCGTCACCGGCACCGTCTGGTCCTATCTCAGCCTGCGGGAGACGGCCGCGGGCCGCCGCGGCCGGATCGACTGGATGGGCAACCTCACCTTCGCCGCCGGCGCCGGCATCCTGCTGGCCGGCATCACCTACGGCATCCAGCCGTACGGCGGCAGCGCCACCGGCTGGGGCAACCCCAAGGTGCTGACCGGGCTGTTCGGCGGCATCGCGCTGCTGCTGCTGTTCTGCTTCATCGAGACCCGGCGGGCCGAGCCCATGTTCCACCTCGGCCTCTTCAGGATCCGGGCCTTCGCCGCGGGCAACCTCGCCGCGCTCCTCACCGCGATCGCCCGGGGCGGGCTGCAGTTCATGCTGATCATCTGGCTGCAGGGGATCTGGCTGCCGCTGCACGGCTACGCGTTCGAGGACACCCCGCTGTGGGCGGGGATCTTCATGCTGCCGCTCACCGCGGGCTTCCTGGTCGCCGGCCCGGTCTCCGGCTACCTCTCCGACCGGTTCGGCGCCCGGCTGTTCTCCACCACCGGACTGATCGTGGTGGCCGCCTCCTTCCTCGGACTCCTCACGCTGCCGGTCGACTTCTCCTACGGGGTCTTCGCGCTTCTGCTGCTGCTCAACGGCATCGGGCAGGGGATGTTCTCCTCGCCCAACACCTCCTCGATCATGGGCAGCGTGCCGGCCGAGTACCGGGGCGTCGCCTCCGGCATGCGCTCGACGTTCCAGAACTCCGGTACCGCGCTGTCCATCGGGGTCTTCTTCTCGCTGATGGTCTCCGGACTCGCGTCCTCCCTGCCGAAGGCGCTGAGCAGCGGGCTCACCGCGCACGGCGTCCCGCCCGCGGCCGCCGCCCACGCCGCCTCGCTGCCGCCGGTGAGCACCCTGTTCGCCACCTTCCTCGGCAACAACCCGATCGAGCACCTCCTCTCCTCCGGCGGGACGCTGGACCGGCTGACGCAGGCCCAGCGCTCGGCGCTGACCGGGCACCGGTTCTTCCCCGAGCTGGTCTCCGGGCCCTTCCACCACGGCCTGACCATCGTCTTCTCGGTGGCCGCCGGGATGGCGCTGGTCTCCGCCGTCGCCTCGGCGCTGCGTGGTACCCACCGGCCCGCCGAGCCGTCACCCAGCCCCCCGAACCGTCCGCGGCCGGTCGCCGAGCAGAGGGAGGCGACCCGGCGCGGCGACGGAGTGTAA
- a CDS encoding APC family permease, which produces MSAALMGPAVSVYFNPQLVAAQAGSATPFVFVLSMAAALIVANGIMEMARELPSAGAFYTYVTRGVGARTGFVTGGLMFLAYALLVPAELALIGSYTHDLLAQHGIRVPWVVISLVAAALMTLLSARGIGGSIKVALVMFSCEVAVILLLSVIIVAKGGAHGLSATPLLPTSSTKGLSGIALGMVYGVLSFVGFEAAATLGEETRNPRRNIPRGLVYAVVLVGAIYLFCTYAETVGFGTSDGAMAQLAADAAPFTTLGHAYAPWMDLLIGLAGVSSIFAVTVNSNNGIVRILYAMGREGMLPRRLAVVSPRLGTPAFAVYVQAAFAVLVTVAMGFWVGPFTTYAYLGAVLTFAIIPVYWLTNVACMRFFRKQHPEQFRPLRHVVLPVLAIVLMVIPVYGSVWPVPAAPYDWFPYAVLGCIALLAAVAAGLGRRRPELLRRAGEVLAGVDESA; this is translated from the coding sequence ATGTCGGCCGCGCTGATGGGGCCGGCGGTCTCGGTCTACTTCAATCCCCAACTGGTCGCCGCCCAGGCGGGATCGGCCACGCCGTTCGTCTTCGTCCTCTCCATGGCGGCCGCGCTGATCGTGGCCAACGGGATCATGGAGATGGCCCGTGAACTGCCCAGCGCCGGCGCGTTCTACACCTATGTCACGCGCGGGGTGGGCGCCAGGACCGGGTTCGTCACCGGCGGGCTGATGTTCCTCGCCTACGCGCTCCTGGTCCCCGCCGAGCTGGCACTGATCGGGAGTTACACCCACGACCTGCTGGCACAGCACGGGATCCGGGTCCCCTGGGTGGTGATATCCCTGGTCGCGGCGGCGCTGATGACGCTGCTCTCGGCCCGGGGGATCGGCGGGTCGATCAAGGTCGCGCTGGTCATGTTCTCCTGCGAGGTGGCGGTGATCCTGCTGCTCAGCGTGATCATCGTGGCCAAGGGCGGAGCCCACGGGCTGTCCGCGACCCCGCTGCTGCCCACCAGCTCCACCAAGGGCCTGAGCGGCATCGCCCTCGGCATGGTCTACGGCGTCCTGTCCTTCGTCGGCTTCGAGGCGGCGGCCACCCTGGGGGAGGAGACCCGCAACCCGCGGCGGAACATCCCGCGCGGGCTGGTCTACGCGGTCGTCCTGGTCGGCGCCATCTACCTGTTCTGCACCTACGCCGAGACCGTCGGCTTCGGGACCTCCGACGGCGCCATGGCGCAGCTGGCGGCGGACGCGGCCCCCTTCACCACCCTCGGCCACGCCTACGCGCCCTGGATGGACCTCCTCATCGGCCTGGCCGGGGTCTCCAGCATCTTCGCCGTCACCGTCAACTCCAACAACGGCATCGTCCGGATCCTCTACGCGATGGGCCGGGAGGGGATGCTGCCCCGCCGACTCGCCGTGGTCAGCCCCCGGTTGGGCACCCCCGCGTTCGCGGTGTACGTGCAGGCCGCCTTCGCCGTGCTGGTGACCGTGGCCATGGGCTTCTGGGTGGGGCCCTTCACCACCTACGCCTACCTCGGCGCCGTGCTGACCTTCGCCATCATCCCGGTCTACTGGCTGACCAACGTCGCCTGCATGCGGTTCTTCCGCAAGCAGCACCCCGAGCAGTTCAGGCCGCTGCGGCACGTCGTCCTGCCGGTGCTGGCGATCGTGCTGATGGTGATCCCCGTCTACGGCAGCGTCTGGCCGGTGCCGGCCGCCCCGTACGACTGGTTCCCGTACGCGGTGCTGGGCTGCATCGCGCTGCTGGCCGCCGTCGCCGCGGGACTCGGCCGGCGGCGCCCCGAACTGCTCCGCCGGGCGGGCGAGGTGCTGGCCGGGGTGGACGAGAGCGCCTGA
- a CDS encoding SH3 domain-containing protein has protein sequence MRALSARRLLATGAVLAVAGSGALLAAVPAGAATPAAAPVAAHSAPAATPKAAAQPKGKVVSKVALSVRSGASTSTKRLGTVAPGAVIALQCKVVGQNVDGNRLWYRLGAGKAGYVSARYVQNLSTVPYCK, from the coding sequence ATGCGTGCACTGTCTGCCCGTCGGCTGCTGGCCACCGGGGCGGTCCTCGCTGTCGCGGGGTCGGGGGCGCTGCTGGCGGCGGTTCCGGCCGGTGCGGCGACCCCGGCGGCGGCGCCTGTGGCGGCGCACTCCGCGCCCGCCGCCACGCCGAAGGCGGCCGCCCAGCCGAAGGGCAAGGTGGTGTCCAAGGTGGCACTGTCGGTCAGGTCCGGGGCCTCCACCAGCACCAAGCGGCTGGGCACCGTCGCGCCCGGGGCGGTCATCGCCCTGCAGTGCAAGGTGGTCGGGCAGAACGTGGACGGCAACCGGCTCTGGTACCGCCTGGGCGCCGGAAAGGCCGGGTACGTCAGCGCCCGGTACGTGCAGAACCTCTCCACGGTGCCGTACTGCAAGTGA
- a CDS encoding aminotransferase class V-fold PLP-dependent enzyme yields the protein MDLHDQYGLTRVVNARGPFTPLGVSRTDPEVAAATAEALGGFFVMDELQALASRELAAATGAEAGTVVHCTASAITLAVAASMAGESPERVAALPDTAGMPARAVLPAGHAVDYGQPIVQAVRLSGATAVLAGSGTECTAEDLARALDHPGTACLLLVSSRLTRGAVPFADAVAAAHRLGVPVVVDGAAQVLRVRELLATGADLVLVSGQKYLGAPTAGLVLGRAGLIAAVRAQEKGIGRGMKATKEAILGVLAALRLSREGSADDPGAWRKQAERVARFAQRAAELPGIEAAAAPDPTGLPFPRVGLRVDASRAGMDAKALAAALRSGSPQIWVIDQDADRGRLLLELVPLTDAEVELVLARLALLIAG from the coding sequence ATGGATCTCCACGATCAGTACGGGCTGACCCGGGTCGTCAACGCCAGGGGGCCGTTCACACCGCTCGGGGTCTCGCGCACCGACCCGGAGGTCGCCGCCGCCACGGCGGAGGCGCTCGGCGGGTTCTTCGTCATGGACGAGCTGCAGGCGCTGGCGAGCCGCGAGCTGGCCGCCGCCACCGGAGCGGAGGCCGGCACCGTCGTCCACTGCACGGCCTCGGCGATCACCCTGGCGGTCGCCGCGAGCATGGCCGGCGAGTCCCCGGAGCGGGTGGCCGCCCTGCCGGACACCGCCGGGATGCCCGCCCGGGCGGTGCTGCCGGCCGGGCACGCGGTGGACTACGGCCAGCCCATCGTGCAGGCCGTCCGCCTCTCCGGCGCCACGGCCGTCCTCGCCGGCAGCGGTACGGAGTGCACCGCGGAGGACCTCGCGCGGGCCCTCGACCACCCCGGAACCGCGTGTCTGCTGCTGGTCTCCTCCCGGCTGACCCGCGGCGCCGTCCCCTTCGCGGACGCGGTGGCGGCGGCACATCGCCTCGGCGTCCCGGTGGTGGTGGACGGCGCGGCCCAGGTGCTGCGGGTCCGCGAACTCCTGGCTACCGGGGCCGATCTGGTACTGGTCAGCGGACAGAAGTACCTGGGCGCTCCGACCGCGGGCCTGGTCCTCGGCCGGGCCGGGCTGATCGCCGCGGTGCGGGCCCAGGAGAAGGGCATCGGCCGGGGGATGAAGGCGACCAAGGAGGCGATTCTGGGCGTCCTCGCCGCGCTTCGGCTCAGCCGGGAGGGCAGCGCCGACGATCCGGGAGCCTGGCGGAAGCAGGCCGAGCGGGTGGCCCGGTTCGCCCAGCGGGCCGCCGAGCTGCCGGGGATCGAGGCGGCCGCCGCCCCCGACCCCACCGGCCTGCCGTTTCCGCGCGTCGGCCTGCGGGTCGACGCCTCCCGGGCCGGGATGGACGCGAAGGCCCTGGCGGCCGCGCTGAGGAGCGGATCCCCGCAGATCTGGGTGATCGACCAGGACGCGGACCGCGGCCGCCTGCTGCTTGAGCTCGTGCCCCTGACGGACGCCGAGGTGGAGCTGGTCCTCGCCCGGCTGGCGCTGCTGATCGCGGGCTGA
- a CDS encoding helix-turn-helix domain-containing protein, producing MADELTDFATWLRETAAAAGRDPERRGATAELARISGVDAGQLSRFYNGQAAPSYKSMLKLAPYLGVTADEMARRAGGGEDGLPAGGTASEITPGQALLALGITRPEDQAVVLAVVERLRTYASSSPDA from the coding sequence ATGGCAGACGAGCTGACCGACTTCGCCACCTGGCTGCGGGAGACGGCCGCCGCGGCCGGCCGCGACCCCGAGCGGCGCGGTGCCACCGCGGAACTCGCCCGGATCTCCGGCGTGGACGCCGGCCAACTCAGCCGCTTCTACAACGGCCAGGCCGCCCCCAGCTACAAGAGCATGCTGAAGCTGGCGCCCTACCTGGGGGTGACCGCCGACGAGATGGCCCGCCGGGCGGGCGGCGGCGAGGACGGACTGCCCGCCGGGGGCACCGCCTCGGAGATCACCCCCGGTCAGGCGCTCCTCGCCCTCGGGATCACCCGACCCGAGGACCAGGCGGTCGTGCTGGCGGTGGTGGAGCGCCTGCGGACCTACGCAAGCAGCAGCCCGGACGCCTGA